The DNA region gtattAGGCTGATTCAAATACCCAAGTATAGATTAATCAGCTGTTACCATGCCAACTAATACGTCACGCTTATCGCTCTTGTTCATGAGGCCGGCCACATCGCGTATACGCATCACGTCACGCACAATTCCGCCAATCGCGCCTCCTTCCgattgtttacattttggcCAACACGTTTTTATGCGGCTCCCttcttctctttctctttctaCCTCTCTTTCTCTCGCCTTTCTCACGCACTTTTCTGTGTTCGGCAGTGCGCTCTTCTGGATCGCGAGTTTGTGCGTTTCGCATTTGTTTGGAGTCAATGAACTTGCCGCTTTGTTGTCTGCTCTCTCCCATGCTCCCTGCTTTATCGCATTCCCCATTTATCTCATTCCGCGAGTGCGTGCGACGGTGCGTAAGTGTAAGTTGCGAATTTCTCGTATTTCGCACACTCTCGCGAcccattttttccattttgtgGCGTTCGTTCACCTCTACAAGTTGATTTTATAGGTCGCTAAAACTGTCGGTCCTCACTTGTAtaatttacaataaataaatttataaataacaattCTTGCTCTTGCAGAAATGGCGGAAGGTAATGGCGAACTGTTAGATGACATTAACCAGAAAGCCGATGACCGTGGCGATGGCGAGCGTACAGAGGACTATCCCAAGCTGCTGGAATACGGTCTTGACAAGAAGGTGAGTACTTACTTAAATATCCCGACAGAGGACAACGACAAGCATATACTATGGGACATGCTCTTAGGTCGCCGGCAAACTGGATGAGATCTACAAAACCGGCAAGTTGGCTCACGCCGAGCTGGACGAGCGCGCCCTGGACGCGCTCAAGGAGTTTCCCGTCGATGGTGCCTTGAATGTGTTGGGACAGTTCCTGGAATCGAACCTGGAGCACGTGTCAAACAAGTCCGCCTACCTATGTGGCGTGATGAAGACGTACCGCCAGAAGAGTCGAGCCAGCCAGCAGGGCGTGGCCGCGCCCGCAGCTGTCAAAGGTCCTGACGAGGACAAGATCAAGAAAATCCTCGAGCGCACCGGCTACACATTAGATGTGACGACAGGTGAGAAACTGAATTTGCCAGATTTTAATTACTGGAAAACTAATATCTATTACTTATACCGAGCTCAGGTCAGCGTAAATACGGAGGACCGCCTCCGCATTGGGAGGGAAATGTGCCAGGCAACGGTTGCGAGGTTTTCTGCGGCAAGATACCCAAGGACATGTACGAGGACGAACTGATTCCGCTCTTCGAGAACTGCGGCATTATCTGGGACCTACGCCTCATGATGGACCCGATGACGGGCACAAATCGTGGTTATGCATTTGTCACATTCACAAATCGCGAAGCGGCCGTCAATGCAGTGCGACAGGTATTTAAGCCACCCACAGATCATCCATACCATGTACCACCGCCTAGGCCCACCTGAAAGTCCCGTCACCGATGAACCCTACCCGTCCCCAAATCAGTTGATCCCCGCTTCAATGTTTTTACGTATTGCTAACTCTTACGACTTATACAAATATcctttatatacataaatttaaCGTATTGTATCCACATATTTACTATCGTGTTATACACATCGAAAGAAGTAGGAACAGCTATGCGGCCAAAgcaaaattgaaatatttgaaattctCCACAGCAATAGCGAAAATTACCGATTTGATCCATACCCGATTTGGCGCTTTTAGATCCGACCATGGAAAATTCTACAATTCCATTTAGTTCTTAACGTATGCTTACTTTTCCTCTGCCTTTGCTATAAAGAATTCGAACTATAGGCAACGCAATCTGTCTCACTCTCTCGCTGTCTCTCTCTCTACTTGATATTTCTGTAACTTATGTAATGCATGTCCCGTCTACTTTGATTTGTAATCCTGATTTACGCAAACAGATCTCTTCAGCGCCCAAAAATCGTTCAAATTGCAAGTTTGAAAAGAGTTCTCTCCTCTTCGAATAAAAGATTTGGCCTCCTCCCTGACAAATCACACAACCACCCCCTACCGCCCTCTTCTCTATATCtgttttactttctttttagTTAAATTTTCTATAGTCCTAAGCCCAGCTATGTAGCTATCAACTTTTGTAGACAACTTAGCAGCGTACGTTCAATCTCACTGTCTGGTTTTATTTAGACGAGCATGACCAAAAATTTAGATCGTGATATTGGGAGGCAAGTTATGTTGCCGCCATATATCACCTGCCATAACCAGTTAACAActaacaaaatgtttttccttTAACATTTCCAAACTGACACTCAACCGAAATACAAACCACGCGGCCCGCTTCAAAATTGGTAACAAAAACGACAAGATTTCCGTATCAATCCTTATCTTATTATTTTACCCCTTCTCCCTGTTCTTATCTACCTTATTTGCCTTAgttcaaaattatttactAGTTATGAttttacttattatttattaataacatTGAATTGGTATTAAAAAGAATCGTTTTACCTTCCCTTCCACAATTTAGCTCGATAATCACGAAATAAAACCCGGCAAgtgtctaaaaataaatataagcgTACCGAATCTGCGCCTTTTCGTAGGCAATATTCCCAAGTCAAAGGGCAAAGATGAAATTTTAGAGGAATTTGGTAAACTTACAGGTAAATTAACAAACACGAAATtaaccaaaaatgtattttaaattaccACAACTGGAGCTGCGATCCGGCACTCCGCAATCGGCActaaattgtaaacaaaaatccaATTGGCTAAACCAAGAACATTGGCTAATTGCAGGGAACAAGACTAATTGATCAGGCTAGAAAGGGTCGTAGggctttcttttttatattccGTTCAATTTATATGCTATTGTTTTGAACTCATCCTTACTATTCACCCCCACCTCAACCATCCAAACATCCgtcattgccattgccatctCGACACTTCAGAAAGTAAAactgaaaattgaaaattgaaacttgAAAAGTGATCTCCCCCGAATCAAAAATCGAGACACTCTTTTCAAATGCGCTCCCGCCCCATGATAAAAACCAAACCATATACATCGTCGGATGCATTTCTCATATATGttgccccacaaaaagtaCACTCAAACAAACAACGACACCGATACTGTCACATGCTCACATAGAAACAGCGACACGCCCATTTGCCTCATTGCCATTCGTTACAAGCTTGAATTGTCGTATAagaatatttctttttaacttATTTACATAATATCTCCAGTCATTAACTTTGCCTACGAAAAAGAACCAaccaaaaaatattcaaatttttaaattttttaccAAATTGTTATGCATTCCAAAACTTTATTTCCATTATGTTCTTTAATAATAATCACACCGTAGGAAAGCAGGCtcttgaaaatataaatattaagtatacgccatGTGCCAGCTAGAAAGTCGATTCCCATGACATTTCTAAGGTAAGATCGAGTCGCATTTCACTTTCTAGCTGCACTGAGCCCTTTCTGTTAATTTCGAAGTAATTATTTCGCATAGTAAGTACTAGTACTGGTAGCAACAACGATAATCCACATCAAATCAACTGGAATTTAGCTAAAGAACAACGTTATTTTTGagtaaattcatttttatttggcaCGCAATACAAAATATGTATACCGAAAAATAAGTTACTAAAGTTTAGATAATAGAACTCCACACCTTACCTCACCCATGAGAATTACTATCAAACACGAACACTCATTCTTCCACCTTTGAAACCACAACCCCTATACCAAATCGATCCAAAATCAAATCGCAGTACCAATGAATTACAAATTTTTCATAGCAAATcaaaattttcttttgttttgtgtgaaCTTTCAAACAATTGCAGCtaaatgattttgaaattcGGAAAGGCAAAAAGATTGGTGTTACGATATCATTTAACAATCACCGGCTTTTTGTCGGCAATATACCTAAGAATAGAGATCGCGACGAATTAATTGAGGAATTTTCAAAACATGCACGTAAGTGATCCaaaaaccaacagcaacagcaaccataaacaaagcaaaagacCCCAAAAACCAACCAGCCcagcaccaaaaaaaaaccaccaaCCCCAATTGGCTACCAGAATTGGCCAACCCCAATTAATTGTACTTAATCCCATAAATGTTTTTAGGGGCGATACTTGCAGAATTGAAAACGCATGGAAGCCTACAAAAAGTATCAattggatttttgttttgcaattttcgctTTTAAAATGCTATACCCCGAAATCAAAAGGAATGAAATTATCAAATACTTCCGCAcaaaattgaaacattttaaCAAGCGACCAGATGAGAGGACATGGCTTTTAGCCAAGTTAAAGCCATGTCCTTGGGTCTATTGCATTATAACCTCTTCGTCATTATTCGCTCATTTTCCGCGCTGTTAgtaaatacaacaaaaaattaattgttcTTTAGTTTTTTCGTTTAAAGTTCCGATTGTTAAATGTGCCCAATTTGTTGACATTGAAAACCTGTAGCTAAACAATTCGCTaaccaaaacattttgaatatttttgaaagAAAAAACGGAAATACCAAAGGAATAAACctagtttttgttttagtgCAGACCTATATCACATACACATAGATTAATAAACGGCGCACATAAACGATCCCGCCCCAAAATCCAGAAACcagaaaccgaaaaccaaaatatgAAACAGTAATTCGCCTACTCAAATCGATATGTTTTGGCCCATTCATGTTGAATATATGAAATTCATTTACTTAATGACTGGAGACCTTAAAAATGAACTCATTTTACTCTAACTATCTCTGTATCTATCTCTCACATAAGCGCTACTTCCCCGAGCAATTGATGCAAACGAATCGACGAGAAACTAAGCCAAATTCAAAATCCGATATCCATATTTCGTTGTTACGTTATTGTTCTCTATATCTCTACCGATCTCTCTTTGTATCTGAGTGTACACACGTTCTCTATCTCTTAATCTGTCTAACTCGGCTATATGTTTGTATAGTTTcccgttttcgttttcgtttccaTTACTCCAAACTCCAAACGAAAATAAATCCAAGCTCAATGTGTGCTCTACTTCGTGTTGTGTTTTTggttatatacatatatcctttTTACTTTCCTATTTTGATTGCAATATGTACtatataaaagcaaacaacagcaacagaggTTTTTAAGTGTTTTTCTAAATGTGTGTTTCATTTTGCAATACTACTCTCTATACGTACTACATATCCAACTTAATGTTATATCCCCGCTCTCTGTGATACTTTCTCAAAATCTCAAACCTCGCATACTCGTACACGAAACCGAAAAATGTATTAGCTTAGCGCAttcaataattcaattattcaaaaatatttcaaaaagttaAGCAAGCAGCAATTGTTGGCATTGGTTTTCGAAATCATCTAATTCGCTCTACATATTATATGGAGATTCAGATTACGGACATGCACATTACCTTACACGGCAAAATCAATAGCGAAACACCCTTCGATTGTCGTGTAAATTTTGTGCATTTACTCTCAAAATGTAATCCATTATTCCATTTACTTATAATATACTCGATCCTATTctcgcacacaaacaaacacatgcCCATACCGgtacagatacaaatacttttttgttgtattaCTTTCGTTTCAATTTTTACATATATGCAACCAACTAACCATATTGCATTTGAATTGATAACACGGTCTATATTTGTACTCAAatgaatattttctttatttaaaattaaacctGATCCCGAATATGAACCCATAGCTGGCCTATACGAGGTAATCATATACAGTTCGCCAGATGATAAGAAAAAGAATCGCGGTTTTTGCTTTCTTGAATACGAGTCACACAAGGCGGCATCTTTGGCCAAACGAAGACTTGGCACAGGAAGAATTAAGGTAAGACCAAAATTGGGGATTCGTTTCGGATAAAGTTCCTAACAAGAGATCCTTTACCATTACCAGGTTTGGGGATGTGATATAATAGTCGACTGGGCCGATCCACAGGAGGAGCCGGATGAGCAAACTATGTCCAAGGTTAAAGTTCTTTATGTGCGAAATCTTACCCAGGACGTCTCAGAGGATAAACTAAAGGTAAAACCATTTGGAAACCACCTAATAATCCAATCAACTCCAATCTAATAATACACGATTACCAGGAACAATTTGAGCAATACGGAAAGGTGGAACGCGTTAAGAAAATCAAAGACTATGCCTTTATACACTTTGAGGATCGTGATAGCGCCGTCGAAGCTATGCGTGGCCTTAATGGCAAGGAGATCGGCGCCTCGAATATTGAGGTGGGTTTGACTTAAAGCATTTAAAAGAATCCTGGAATCATTTCCAACCGCTTTGCTTTCAATCGTTGCAGGTCTCTCTAGCCAAACCTCCCTcagacaaaaagaaaaaggaggaaattctgCGTGCTCGTGAGCGCCGAATGATGCAAATGATGCAAACGCGTCCCGGGATCGTGGGGTATGTATTTCCATAAACATTGTTCTTAATTCCCTACCGGAACACTCTACCTAGAAACTTGTCTAGCACAGCAACACCTACATTACCACAGATTGGCGCAAAATCCAAAAATAACTAAAACTCAAACGCATTCACTTAATGCAATCCCTTGGGGGACATTCTATTTCGGCTAAATCCAAATTAAACATGTCTGTTTGCTTTTCAAGTCGCCACCACTTAAAGCAGTCGATTAATTATACTTATATTTTCTGttattgttttctttctttctttgcCAATTGCCCGTCACGCGAATGAAATACTTTGTTGTCCCCCCGCACACGACACCAATTTAAACCGAACCAAAAACCATAAACAAACCGATCAATCCGTACTCAATACATATATTGAAATGCCATCTGCGTGTGGGATTACCTTGTAAAGATTTGAAACCTTGTCTCCATACAGAAACCTGTCGCCGACACATCCTAGCATGATGTCCTTGACGCCCATGCGCCTCCAAGGGGCGCGCATGCCGCTGCGTACGCCGATACCCCGCGAATACGGTAAGTTTGGCAAATTCGCCAAGTGAATATGGCCGCATCCGTCGGGTGCGTGTTCTAGATGTCTCTctgtatttatgtatatgcataGCCACCCGAGGGCTATGCTGTTTGATATTTGATGTTAATATTGATGATGAGAAGGAGCTAGGGCTCCAGGCGCCTGCCCTTTTGGgcctctaaaaaaaaatacttaataACTTTTGTTAATTTGATTTAGTTCTCGTAGTAGTCAGTTAGCCAAGTTGTTAGGCACACTCACACTCTCACACTCTTACACTTACACACGCCACTAACACCTCACATACACCTCCACATAGCGTATTGATCGAGTACTCCAGTAACTTCTAGGTTTTGATTTTTCTAACAGAaaagccgcagcagcagctactGATCCCAACACTAATCCGGTCTGCAGTTTAAGCCTTAAGTTCAACGATATACCTACATATATCATGTCTGCCATCGAACGCAACGTTTTGTTACCCTATGTTTATATCTTGGTTTTATTTCTCCTCGCCTCATCGTTTAAGTTGTTTAAGATTTAGAAAGCGTGCGCTATCCACTAACATTTGTATGATCGCCCCCTTCCGAAAACAGAAACCAAACCATACTCACCAGCCAGCACACTCCCACTTTCACTCTCACTTTCACTCTCACTCTCACTTGTACCCCAAAGGCCCAAAGTCACGCTTAGCACTGCCCTCGAGTCCCTGTTGAGTGAGAAAACGTATCCAGCTAGATCGAGATTAACCCACAACCCACTAACCTTAAGATCTCCGACAATCATTGGCAATCAATTGAAGTAACCGAGTGTAACCATTTCTCACCGAATTCTATTACTTTTCCCATCTGACTAATCGTAAATGTTGTTTCTTTCTTATTTGTATACTCTCGCATTTGCAAGCTATATGTCGATGCTACGTTTATTTCTACAATAATTCTATTCTCGTTTTATTTGCATGCCCTTGTTTATTTCCTTATCGATGTTGTCGTCCAGTCTTACTTTCCGTTGTTCTTTATAACTCAAATCGAACTACCCCGAACCTCCGATCCGAACTCTCTGTGTCGCAAGTGCAGGGCATTACGAACACACACTCAATCCATAACCAAAGCATATAGACATTTAACCTTACCGTTGTCCATAGTTGTTTACGATAATTAAATGTTGCAATTGTGTTCTCTGTGTAGCGAATGTTAAGCACCCTGTATACTGTTTGATGTTATATCACCGGTAAGTAACCCTAAGTCTCGTCTACTTAAG from Drosophila santomea strain STO CAGO 1482 chromosome 3R, Prin_Dsan_1.1, whole genome shotgun sequence includes:
- the LOC120454133 gene encoding heterogeneous nuclear ribonucleoprotein R isoform X16 yields the protein MEASNVQKDEGGGEALTSTIRKSQSSIGIPSQMPSSSKMAEGNGELLDDINQKADDRGDGERTEDYPKLLEYGLDKKVAGKLDEIYKTGKLAHAELDERALDALKEFPVDGALNVLGQFLESNLEHVSNKSAYLCGVMKTYRQKSRASQQGVAAPAAVKGPDEDKIKKILERTGYTLDVTTGQRKYGGPPPHWEGNVPGNGCEVFCGKIPKDMYEDELIPLFENCGIIWDLRLMMDPMTGTNRGYAFVTFTNREAAVNAVRQLDNHEIKPGKCLKINISVPNLRLFVGNIPKSKGKDEILEEFGKLTAGLYEVIIYSSPDDKKKNRGFCFLEYESHKAASLAKRRLGTGRIKVWGCDIIVDWADPQEEPDEQTMSKVKVLYVRNLTQDVSEDKLKEQFEQYGKVERVKKIKDYAFIHFEDRDSAVEAMRGLNGKEIGASNIEVSLAKPPSDKKKKEEILRARERRMMQMMQTRPGIVGFETLSPYRNLSPTHPSMMSLTPMRLQGARMPLRTPIPREYGSWSWAWNHSAAWQSRWPTWQHQSSGGPNSATGGGSGSGGGTGGGGGSSAGGHRSGGAGSNRGGPWGGANASQRSWHPARQAATKFTSR
- the LOC120454133 gene encoding heterogeneous nuclear ribonucleoprotein R isoform X18, giving the protein MEASNVQKDEGGGEALTSTIRKSQSSIGIPSQMPSSSKMAEGNGELLDDINQKADDRGDGERTEDYPKLLEYGLDKKVAGKLDEIYKTGKLAHAELDERALDALKEFPVDGALNVLGQFLESNLEHVSNKSAYLCGVMKTYRQKSRASQQGVAAPAAVKGPDEDKIKKILERTGYTLDVTTGQRKYGGPPPHWEGNVPGNGCEVFCGKIPKDMYEDELIPLFENCGIIWDLRLMMDPMTGTNRGYAFVTFTNREAAVNAVRQLDNHEIKPGKCLKINISVPNLRLFVGNIPKSKGKDEILEEFGKLTAGLYEVIIYSSPDDKKKNRGFCFLEYESHKAASLAKRRLGTGRIKVWGCDIIVDWADPQEEPDEQTMSKVKVLYVRNLTQDVSEDKLKEQFEQYGKVERVKKIKDYAFIHFEDRDSAVEAMRGLNGKEIGASNIEVSLAKPPSDKKKKEEILRARERRMMQMMQTRPGIVGFETLSPYRNLSPTHPSMMSLTPMRLQGARMPLRTPIPREYVVGKRKFDGGHQNPADVKRRYPSGLIGNGGSWGSLPLPQQPLGTNGEQWYMDTFSAWS
- the LOC120454133 gene encoding heterogeneous nuclear ribonucleoprotein Q isoform X4 encodes the protein MNKFVSHNLGRDSYRTFSPEMYSPLSSPLGPHGTEMAEGNGELLDDINQKADDRGDGERTEDYPKLLEYGLDKKVAGKLDEIYKTGKLAHAELDERALDALKEFPVDGALNVLGQFLESNLEHVSNKSAYLCGVMKTYRQKSRASQQGVAAPAAVKGPDEDKIKKILERTGYTLDVTTGQRKYGGPPPHWEGNVPGNGCEVFCGKIPKDMYEDELIPLFENCGIIWDLRLMMDPMTGTNRGYAFVTFTNREAAVNAVRQLDNHEIKPGKCLKINISVPNLRLFVGNIPKSKGKDEILEEFGKLTAGLYEVIIYSSPDDKKKNRGFCFLEYESHKAASLAKRRLGTGRIKVWGCDIIVDWADPQEEPDEQTMSKVKVLYVRNLTQDVSEDKLKEQFEQYGKVERVKKIKDYAFIHFEDRDSAVEAMRGLNGKEIGASNIEVSLAKPPSDKKKKEEILRARERRMMQMMQTRPGIVGFETLSPYRNLSPTHPSMMSLTPMRLQGARMPLRTPIPREYDYDYDYFGFSDYRQGLFANESYYEDLYRSYDGDYNYYDYPNGGGGGSGGGGSVSGGTVVPLSAGGSQNSPLASGQRSARGSASGPSGSSSIMGVGRGHGITVPRGRVVGQRGSISRLGAQTAPQAAAAAAAAGQAAAAVAQRGATGQGAPAATGGVRGVVPTRPSARGTQHVKPLQNLPVVGKRKFDGGHQNPADVKRRYPSGLIGNGGSWGSLPLPQQPLGTNGEQWYMDTFSAWS
- the LOC120454133 gene encoding heterogeneous nuclear ribonucleoprotein Q isoform X9, with the translated sequence MNKFVSHNLGRDSYRTFSPEMYSPLSSPLGPHGTEMAEGNGELLDDINQKADDRGDGERTEDYPKLLEYGLDKKVAGKLDEIYKTGKLAHAELDERALDALKEFPVDGALNVLGQFLESNLEHVSNKSAYLCGVMKTYRQKSRASQQGVAAPAAVKGPDEDKIKKILERTGYTLDVTTGQRKYGGPPPHWEGNVPGNGCEVFCGKIPKDMYEDELIPLFENCGIIWDLRLMMDPMTGTNRGYAFVTFTNREAAVNAVRQLDNHEIKPGKCLKINISVPNLRLFVGNIPKSKGKDEILEEFGKLTAGLYEVIIYSSPDDKKKNRGFCFLEYESHKAASLAKRRLGTGRIKVWGCDIIVDWADPQEEPDEQTMSKVKVLYVRNLTQDVSEDKLKEQFEQYGKVERVKKIKDYAFIHFEDRDSAVEAMRGLNGKEIGASNIEVSLAKPPSDKKKKEEILRARERRMMQMMQTRPGIVGNLSPTHPSMMSLTPMRLQGARMPLRTPIPREYDYDYDYFGFSDYRQGLFANESYYEDLYRSYDGDYNYYDYPNGGGGGSGGGGSVSGGTVVPLSAGGSQNSPLASGQRSARGSASGPSGSSSIMGVGRGHGITVPRGRVVGQRGSISRLGAQTAPQAAAAAAAAGQAAAAVAQRGATGQGAPAATGGVRGVVPTRPSARGTQHVKPLQNLPAGAALKTFMEGN
- the LOC120454133 gene encoding heterogeneous nuclear ribonucleoprotein R isoform X22 encodes the protein MEASNVQKDEGGGEALTSTIRKSQSSIGIPSQMPSSSKMAEGNGELLDDINQKADDRGDGERTEDYPKLLEYGLDKKVAGKLDEIYKTGKLAHAELDERALDALKEFPVDGALNVLGQFLESNLEHVSNKSAYLCGVMKTYRQKSRASQQGVAAPAAVKGPDEDKIKKILERTGYTLDVTTGQRKYGGPPPHWEGNVPGNGCEVFCGKIPKDMYEDELIPLFENCGIIWDLRLMMDPMTGTNRGYAFVTFTNREAAVNAVRQLDNHEIKPGKCLKINISVPNLRLFVGNIPKSKGKDEILEEFGKLTAGLYEVIIYSSPDDKKKNRGFCFLEYESHKAASLAKRRLGTGRIKVWGCDIIVDWADPQEEPDEQTMSKVKVLYVRNLTQDVSEDKLKEQFEQYGKVERVKKIKDYAFIHFEDRDSAVEAMRGLNGKEIGASNIEVSLAKPPSDKKKKEEILRARERRMMQMMQTRPGIVGFETLSPYRNLSPTHPSMMSLTPMRLQGARMPLRTPIPREYAGAALKTFMEGN
- the LOC120454133 gene encoding heterogeneous nuclear ribonucleoprotein Q isoform X11, whose translation is MEASNVQKDEGGGEALTSTIRKSQSSIGIPSQMPSSSKMAEGNGELLDDINQKADDRGDGERTEDYPKLLEYGLDKKVAGKLDEIYKTGKLAHAELDERALDALKEFPVDGALNVLGQFLESNLEHVSNKSAYLCGVMKTYRQKSRASQQGVAAPAAVKGPDEDKIKKILERTGYTLDVTTGQRKYGGPPPHWEGNVPGNGCEVFCGKIPKDMYEDELIPLFENCGIIWDLRLMMDPMTGTNRGYAFVTFTNREAAVNAVRQLDNHEIKPGKCLKINISVPNLRLFVGNIPKSKGKDEILEEFGKLTAGLYEVIIYSSPDDKKKNRGFCFLEYESHKAASLAKRRLGTGRIKVWGCDIIVDWADPQEEPDEQTMSKVKVLYVRNLTQDVSEDKLKEQFEQYGKVERVKKIKDYAFIHFEDRDSAVEAMRGLNGKEIGASNIEVSLAKPPSDKKKKEEILRARERRMMQMMQTRPGIVGFETLSPYRNLSPTHPSMMSLTPMRLQGARMPLRTPIPREYDYDYDYFGFSDYRQGLFANESYYEDLYRSYDGDYNYYDYPNGGGGGSGGGGSVSGGTVVPLSAGGSQNSPLASGQRSARGSASGPSGSSSIMLELHSRHSWRVIKRSSSTTSSVSDKSRSPVKKRKVHRSSHSKTKSHKSKKHTHKSKSSRPEKEKKSKRKSE
- the LOC120454133 gene encoding heterogeneous nuclear ribonucleoprotein R isoform X19 encodes the protein MEASNVQKDEGGGEALTSTIRKSQSSIGIPSQMPSSSKMAEGNGELLDDINQKADDRGDGERTEDYPKLLEYGLDKKVAGKLDEIYKTGKLAHAELDERALDALKEFPVDGALNVLGQFLESNLEHVSNKSAYLCGVMKTYRQKSRASQQGVAAPAAVKGPDEDKIKKILERTGYTLDVTTGQRKYGGPPPHWEGNVPGNGCEVFCGKIPKDMYEDELIPLFENCGIIWDLRLMMDPMTGTNRGYAFVTFTNREAAVNAVRQLDNHEIKPGKCLKINISVPNLRLFVGNIPKSKGKDEILEEFGKLTAGLYEVIIYSSPDDKKKNRGFCFLEYESHKAASLAKRRLGTGRIKVWGCDIIVDWADPQEEPDEQTMSKVKVLYVRNLTQDVSEDKLKEQFEQYGKVERVKKIKDYAFIHFEDRDSAVEAMRGLNGKEIGASNIEVSLAKPPSDKKKKEEILRARERRMMQMMQTRPGIVGNLSPTHPSMMSLTPMRLQGARMPLRTPIPREYVVGKRKFDGGHQNPADVKRRYPSGLIGNGGSWGSLPLPQQPLGTNGEQWYMDTFSAWS
- the LOC120454133 gene encoding heterogeneous nuclear ribonucleoprotein Q isoform X7 → MEASNVQKDEGGGEALTSTIRKSQSSIGIPSQMPSSSKMAEGNGELLDDINQKADDRGDGERTEDYPKLLEYGLDKKVAGKLDEIYKTGKLAHAELDERALDALKEFPVDGALNVLGQFLESNLEHVSNKSAYLCGVMKTYRQKSRASQQGVAAPAAVKGPDEDKIKKILERTGYTLDVTTGQRKYGGPPPHWEGNVPGNGCEVFCGKIPKDMYEDELIPLFENCGIIWDLRLMMDPMTGTNRGYAFVTFTNREAAVNAVRQLDNHEIKPGKCLKINISVPNLRLFVGNIPKSKGKDEILEEFGKLTAGLYEVIIYSSPDDKKKNRGFCFLEYESHKAASLAKRRLGTGRIKVWGCDIIVDWADPQEEPDEQTMSKVKVLYVRNLTQDVSEDKLKEQFEQYGKVERVKKIKDYAFIHFEDRDSAVEAMRGLNGKEIGASNIEVSLAKPPSDKKKKEEILRARERRMMQMMQTRPGIVGFETLSPYRNLSPTHPSMMSLTPMRLQGARMPLRTPIPREYDYDYDYFGFSDYRQGLFANESYYEDLYRSYDGDYNYYDYPNGGGGGSGGGGSVSGGTVVPLSAGGSQNSPLASGQRSARGSASGPSGSSSIMGVGRGHGITVPRGRVVGQRGSISRLGAQTAPQAAAAAAAAGQAAAAVAQRGATGQGAPAATGGVRGVVPTRPSARGTQHVKPLQNLPAGAALKTFMEGN
- the LOC120454133 gene encoding heterogeneous nuclear ribonucleoprotein Q isoform X5 — protein: MEASNVQKDEGGGEALTSTIRKSQSSIGIPSQMPSSSKMAEGNGELLDDINQKADDRGDGERTEDYPKLLEYGLDKKVAGKLDEIYKTGKLAHAELDERALDALKEFPVDGALNVLGQFLESNLEHVSNKSAYLCGVMKTYRQKSRASQQGVAAPAAVKGPDEDKIKKILERTGYTLDVTTGQRKYGGPPPHWEGNVPGNGCEVFCGKIPKDMYEDELIPLFENCGIIWDLRLMMDPMTGTNRGYAFVTFTNREAAVNAVRQLDNHEIKPGKCLKINISVPNLRLFVGNIPKSKGKDEILEEFGKLTAGLYEVIIYSSPDDKKKNRGFCFLEYESHKAASLAKRRLGTGRIKVWGCDIIVDWADPQEEPDEQTMSKVKVLYVRNLTQDVSEDKLKEQFEQYGKVERVKKIKDYAFIHFEDRDSAVEAMRGLNGKEIGASNIEVSLAKPPSDKKKKEEILRARERRMMQMMQTRPGIVGNLSPTHPSMMSLTPMRLQGARMPLRTPIPREYDYDYDYFGFSDYRQGLFANESYYEDLYRSYDGDYNYYDYPNGGGGGSGGGGSVSGGTVVPLSAGGSQNSPLASGQRSARGSASGPSGSSSIMGVGRGHGITVPRGRVVGQRGSISRLGAQTAPQAAAAAAAAGQAAAAVAQRGATGQGAPAATGGVRGVVPTRPSARGTQHVKPLQNLPVVGKRKFDGGHQNPADVKRRYPSGLIGNGGSWGSLPLPQQPLGTNGEQWYMDTFSAWS
- the LOC120454133 gene encoding heterogeneous nuclear ribonucleoprotein R isoform X20: MEASNVQKDEGGGEALTSTIRKSQSSIGIPSQMPSSSKMAEGNGELLDDINQKADDRGDGERTEDYPKLLEYGLDKKVAGKLDEIYKTGKLAHAELDERALDALKEFPVDGALNVLGQFLESNLEHVSNKSAYLCGVMKTYRQKSRASQQGVAAPAAVKGPDEDKIKKILERTGYTLDVTTGQRKYGGPPPHWEGNVPGNGCEVFCGKIPKDMYEDELIPLFENCGIIWDLRLMMDPMTGTNRGYAFVTFTNREAAVNAVRQLNDFEIRKGKKIGVTISFNNHRLFVGNIPKNRDRDELIEEFSKHAPGLYEVIIYSSPDDKKKNRGFCFLEYESHKAASLAKRRLGTGRIKVWGCDIIVDWADPQEEPDEQTMSKVKVLYVRNLTQDVSEDKLKEQFEQYGKVERVKKIKDYAFIHFEDRDSAVEAMRGLNGKEIGASNIEVSLAKPPSDKKKKEEILRARERRMMQMMQTRPGIVGNLSPTHPSMMSLTPMRLQGARMPLRTPIPREYVVGKRKFDGGHQNPADVKRRYPSGLIGNGGSWGSLPLPQQPLGTNGEQWYMDTFSAWS